One Aegilops tauschii subsp. strangulata cultivar AL8/78 chromosome 7, Aet v6.0, whole genome shotgun sequence genomic window carries:
- the LOC120968665 gene encoding PHD finger protein ALFIN-LIKE 3-like, producing MDASRAGSSSNPTPTRRRLTVPVHGRPSPTPLPAHPGEWRSRPAVSWTVENIYEDFSGRRSALVQALTTEQDTLYDLLREEGKEPMCLYGYADGSWQLTLPEEMVPPGLPVPTRGINRRRDYVNRSDYLTLVAHHSDSWLMGVTFFLSTHLDANQRIHLFNMVNEMRTVHDEFYLSYGLPWLSTFARYNANRESSAPTQENVSNPDVDSITPAEENVPPSQDSMHVLSAQNRDSRKPAEDKQKDNEVTDFCGSCNAPYHANAFWICCDECDQWFHGKCVNVTASEAEHIKEYKCPGCIREVIGE from the exons ATGGACGCATCTCGCGCCGGCTCCTCCTCCAACCCCACTCCCACCAGGCGTCGTCTCACCGTTCCCGTTCATGGGCGGCCTTCACCAACCCCGCTGCCGGCACACCCTGGTGAATGGCGGTCCCGCCCGGCCGTCTCATGGACCGTGGAGAACATCTATGAGGACTTCTCTGGTCGCCGCAGCGCGCTCGTCCAAGCCCTCACCACAG AACAGGATACATTATATGATTTATTGCGCGAGGAAG GTAAAGAGCCAATGTGCTTGTACGGGTACGCGGACGGTAGTTGGCAGTTGACGCTGCCGGAGGAGATGGTGCCGCCAGGCCTGCCGGTGCCGACACGAGGCATCAACCGCCGGCGAGATTATGTGAACCGTTCTGACTACCTGACACTCGTCGCCCACCACTCCGACTCGTGGCTCATGGGTGTCACCTTTTTCTTGTCCACTCATCTCGACGCCAACCAAAG GATACATTTATTTAATATGGTAAACGAGATGCGAACAGTCCATGACGAATTCTATCTCTCTTACGGTCTTCCTTGGCTATCAACATTTGCGCGATACAATGCAAACAGGGAGTCGAGCGCACCAACTCAAGAGAATGTGTCCAATCCAGACGTAGACTCTATCACACCTGCTGAAGAGAACGTGCCACCTTCTCAAGACTCGATGCATGTTTTGTCTGCTCAAAACAGGGACTCTAGGAAGCCTGCTGAAGACAAACAAAAGGATAATGAAGTTACCGACTTTTGCGGATCTTGTAATGCTCCGTATCATGCCAATGCCTTTTGGATTTGTTGTGACGAATGTGACCAGTGGTTCCATGGCAAATGTGTGAACGTAACTGCCTCTGAAGCAGAACATATCAAAGAATACAAGTGTCCTGGCTGCATCCGCGAGGTGATCGGAGAGTAG
- the LOC109763745 gene encoding PHD finger protein ALFIN-LIKE 3-like: MDASRAGSSSNPTPTRRRLTVPVHGRPSPTPLPAHPGEWRSRPAVSWTVENIYEDFSGRRSALVQALTTEQDTLYDLLREEGKEPMCLYGYPDGSWQLTLPEEMVPPGLPVPTRGINRRQDYVNRSDYLTLVAHHSDSWLMGVTFFLSTHLDANQRIHLFNMVNEMRTVHDEFYLSYGLPWLSTFARYNANRESSAPTQENVSNPDVDSITPAEENVPPSQDSMHVLSAQNRDSRKPAEDKQKDNEVTDFCGSCNAPYHANAFWICCDECDQWFHGKCVNVTASEAEHIKEYKCPDCIREVIGE; this comes from the exons ATGGACGCATCTCGCGCCGGCTCCTCCTCCAACCCCACTCCCACCAGGCGTCGTCTCACCGTTCCCGTTCATGGGCGGCCTTCACCAACCCCGCTGCCGGCACACCCTGGTGAATGGCGGTCCCGCCCGGCCGTCTCATGGACCGTGGAGAACATCTATGAGGACTTCTCTGGTCGCCGCAGCGCGCTCGTCCAAGCCCTCACCACAG AACAGGATACATTATATGATTTATTGCGCGAGGAAG GTAAAGAGCCAATGTGCTTGTACGGGTACCCGGACGGTAGTTGGCAGTTGACGCTGCCGGAGGAGATGGTGCCGCCAGGCCTGCCGGTGCCGACACGAGGCATCAACCGCCGGCAAGATTATGTGAACCGTTCTGACTACCTGACACTCGTCGCCCACCACTCCGACTCGTGGCTCATGGGTGTCACCTTTTTCTTGTCCACTCATCTCGACGCCAACCAAAG GATACATTTATTTAATATGGTAAACGAGATGCGAACAGTCCATGACGAATTCTATCTCTCTTACGGTCTTCCTTGGCTATCAACATTTGCGCGATACAATGCAAACAGGGAGTCGAGCGCACCAACTCAAGAGAATGTGTCCAATCCAGACGTAGACTCTATCACACCTGCTGAAGAGAACGTGCCACCTTCTCAAGACTCGATGCATGTTTTGTCTGCTCAAAACAGGGACTCTAGGAAGCCTGCTGAAGACAAACAAAAGGATAATGAAGTTACCGACTTTTGCGGATCTTGTAATGCTCCGTATCATGCCAATGCCTTTTGGATTTGTTGTGACGAATGTGACCAGTGGTTCCATGGCAAATGTGTGAACGTAACTGCCTCTGAAGCAGAACATATCAAAGAATACAAGTGTCCTGACTGCATCCGCGAGGTGATCGGAGAGTAG